The genomic DNA ggccctctccccaatctgatcaatgatgacatgtatagccgcatgtcgtcattcaaccgctggttgtccaggtggtgcccagcaaacaatgtgggctacatagataactggcagactttctggggaaagcctgatctgatgagtccagacggcattcatcccacttgggatggagcgcgtctcatttctgtgaacatggccaagttgattaacggacttaatccatgacccagagttcagatcaggaagcagaagcagagttgtagtcttccacccttctctgcacttccattggagcagttacccacccttaaccttaactctatagagactgtgtctgtcccacggccacttaaattaattaaatcgaaagtaaccagaagaggagtcatacaaaataacctcatacaggttaacatcactactgccacagtgcaacaaaacaggataattaaatgtggactcctaaatattagatctctgtcatctaaagctgtattagtaaatgatttaatatcagacaatcacattgatttattgtgtcttactgaaacctggctgagccatgaagaatatgtcagcctaaatgaatcaactcctccgagtcatattaatactcacattcctcgaggcaccggccgaggaggtggagtagcagccatctttaactcaagcctattaatgaatcctaaacctaaactaaactacaactcatttgaaagccttgttcttagtctttcacatccaacctgtaaaacattacagccaattctatttgttatactggaccggccaccaggtccatattcagaatttatatctgaattttcagagtttttatcaagtttagtcgttaaaactgataaggttattattgtaggagattttaatattcatgtggatgttgataatgattgccttagtactgcatttatctcattgttggactcgattggcttctgtcagagagtacagaaacccactcactgctttggccacaccctccaccttgttcttacatatggcattgacattgagcatttggaggtcttcccacagaaccctcttctgtcagaccattacctcataacttttgagtttatactcccggagtgtacaccgttagtcaaaggtttctacaccagatgtctaactgacagtgctgtagctaaatttaaagaagcgattccttctgcatttgattcaataccacgtctcaatgtgacggaggactcctgtgctaactttagtccgtcccagattgatcatattgtcgatagtgctacaggctcactgagaaagacactagactcgatagccccactgaagaaaaagacagtgaggcaaaggaggtttgctccctggtataaccctcagacctgcaaacttcacgaaagcttaaaagcatatggcgttccaccaatctggaagaatcacgcatAGTTTGGcaagatagtcttaaaacatataaaaaggctctccgtaatgccagagcagcctattactcatcagtaatagagaaaaataagaacaaccccagggttctctttagcactgtagccaggctgacagagagtcacagctctgtggagccgtgtattcctatagacctcagtagtaatgacttcatgaacttcttcaatgaaaagattttaactattagaggcaagattgatgatctcttgccctcaactactgccgatctgtcatcaagaggagtggccttggaaacggccgtatgccctggtgtatatgtggatagcttttctcccattaacctagacaattgtcctcaacggtttctacttctaaaccgtctacctgtctcttagaccccatcccaacgaggctgcttaaagacgtgttgcctttaattggcacctctctgctggatattgttaatgtgtctttgctaacaggccatgtaccacattccttcaaagtagctgtaattaaacctctcctgaagaagaccactcttaatccagaggtgttggctaactacagaccaatctctaaccttcccttcctctctaagatccttgagaaagtagtcgcaaatcagttgtgcgacttcctacatcagaatagtttatttgaggagtttcagtcaggatttagaaaacaccacagcacagagacagcactggtgaaaattacaaatgacctcctaattgcatcagataaaggactcatctccgtactggtattattagaccttagtgctgctaagttggtttaaatcatatttatcagatcgatctcaatttgtatttgtaaacgatgaagcctcaatgaccaccaacgttaatcacggagttccacaaggttctgtgcttggaccaattttatttaccttgtatatgcttcctttgggtaatattatcaggaaacactgcataaactttcattgctatgcagacgatactcaattatatctattgatcaaaccagaggagaccaaccagctcgctaaaattcaagaatgtcttaaagacataaaaacatggatgacctgcaacttcctgatgttaaactcagacaaaactgaagttattttactgggccctgaacacctcagagatcaattatctggtgatgtggtttctgtagatggcattgccctggcatccaacaccactgtaaagaatctctagttatttttgaccgagacttgtcctttaactcccacgttaagcacgTAAATCTCAAGCACGtaaatctcaagaactgcaaAAATCAGGCatatcttgtcccaaaaagatgcagaaaagctggttcatgcgtttgttacttccagactagattactgcaactccttattatcaggctgctctaataagtctcttaagtccctccagttgatccagaatgctgcagctcgtgtactcacaacaactaagaaaagagatcacatgactcctgtattagctgctctgcactggctccctgtaaaatcaagaatcacatttaaaattcttctcctcacctacaaagccttgattggtgatgcaccatcatatcttaaggagcttgtagtaccatattgccccactagagagctgcgctcactaaatgcggggctacttgtggttcctagagtcctaaaaagtaggatgggagccagagccttcagttatcaagctcctcttttatggaaccagcttccactttcagtccgggaggcagacacagtcacctcattcaagaatagacttaagactttcctctttaatagtgcttatagttagggctgaatcaggtttgccctggtccagccccttgatatgctgctataggcttataggctgctgggggatgttttaggatacactgagcacctatctcctcttctctctctccttatggatgaatttacatctctccattgcaccttattaactctgcttcctccccggagtcgttgtgacttcacgtctcatagggtccattggacctggaggtgtctgatgctggtgaaccggcctcccattggccctgctgatgccccgccccccctcctctctacctccttctgtttcatggattggagttccattcatacattttcatattcatgtaatgtgtttatgtaactctgtaactctgttcattctgtacacatgacatctattcttctgtccatccggggagagggatcctcctctgttgctctcctgaaggtttcttcccttttttccctgtgaagtttatttttggggagtttttcctgattctttgtgaggtcctgggacagggatgtcgtatgtgtacagattgtaaagccctctgaggcaaatttgtaatttgtgatattgggctatacaaaataaactgaatttaattgaatttaattgtgtggtgtactgggagctcagcaggaaggaaggacttgtggttcctctccttcacacacctgcCAGGgtgtcctgcatggggtggaggtgttgtccatcagggatgatagcttagccatcatcctcctgtcccccaccacctccatgTACCCAGTGGaccccagcacactgctggccttCTCATATCTGTGCCCTGAgagactggcggcctgtccagggtgaaccccgccttcgccccacgaccctgaataggataatcTAATGGAATGGATTCAGTAAGGGACACGGCAGACCATCACaagggcaggaagtgaagggaacagaggacaaaagagacAGGACACAAAAACCCAGAACCATAACACCCACGACACACTGTATGTTGTGGTTGTGGACACAACGCCCTGTTCCTGGTGGCTCGTCTgaatagatactttattaattactgtGAGAAACAACCATCACCGGCTGCACGATCTTAACTTCTTCTGTGATCATTTATTGTACAAAAGACATCTTgaactcagaacaacaacaacaacaacaaaaggaagaaaaaaaacacaacctttTTACTGAAGGACAAAAGAGACTAAAATTATTTAAACTGAAATCTGTGCACGGTTTTCCTGTTAACATTTAAATTTCAAAGTTATTTGGTTGATGTAatctgaagaagaaagaaatttaCAATTTTagtaaagttatttttttttatttgcttgttaaataaaaatggaaataggCGGATCAAATCCGATCTGTGTCTGACTGAGGTTGTCCCTACTTCCCTGATACTGTGATACTTAAAATTAGGAGGATGGTCAATGTGTTATCATTCTGTTCTATTTCAACCATTAGAACTGCAACTGGATGCTTTAGACCGTCATCCAATTACTATTGGAAACGCACTAATTAAAAGAGAAATGGAGAATATTCCCATTAGAATAGAAACCTCTACCTTGgacatattttaaattgaaGTGCATTGTGCTGATAATGCGTCTCTATTAATCGTTTTACTATCAGTGTTACAAGGGGCAGTTACATCGGTGAAATACACTTAACGGAGGTCATATCCAAATAGGTGTAGCACTCGCTGGTTTTAGCATAACCACCGCAGTTCTAAAGAAGAAGTAGCTGAGGTGTTCTTAGTGTTAGAAGTTAGTATCAAGTCTTACTCACAGGGTCACCCCCCATGTAGTGAAACACGCTCTGGTTCAGTGCTGCTTCTAGTTCAGCCTCTGCTCCTTTGACTCCAGGGAAGTGAAGAGGAGTCCATGAGTAACGATTCATACAGCATCCATGTCACGGTAGTCTTCAGCACCCGGCGAGGGAGCCCTGCAGGGGCCCGAAGTCCCAGTCTGCAGGGACCCCGAAGCCCCAGTCTGCAGGGGCCCCAAAGTCCCAGTCTGCAGGGGCCCCGGAGCCCCATCTGCAGGGACCCAAAGCCCCAGTCTGCAGGGGCCCCGGAGCCTCAGTCTGCAGGAGCCCCGGAGCCCCATCTGCAGGGACACCAAAGCCCCAGTATGCAGGGGCCCCGGAGCCCCAGTCTACAGGGACCCAAAGCCCCAGTCTGCAAGGGCCCCGGAGCCTCAGTCTGCAGGGGCCCCGGAGCCCCATCTGCAGGGACCCAAAGCCCCAGTCTGCAGGGGCCCCGGAGCCCCAGTCTGCAGGGGCCCCGAAGCCCCATCTGCAGGGACCCCAAAACCCCAGTCTGCAGGGGCCATGGAGCCCCAGTCTACAGGGACCCAAAGCCCCAGTCTGCAAGGGCCCTGGAGCCCCAGTCTGCAGGGACCCAAAGCCCCAGTCTGCAGGGGCCCCGAAGCCCCATCTGCAGGGACCCCAAAACCCCAGTCTGCAGGGGCCATGGAGCCCCAGTCTACAGGGACCCAAAGCCCCAGTCTGCAAGGGCCCTGGAGCCCCAGTCTGCAGGGACCCAAAGCCCCAGTCTGCAGGGGCCCCGGAGCCCCAAGCTACAGGGACCCAAAGCCCCAGTCTTCAAGGGCCCTGGAGCCCCAGTCTACAGGGACCCAAAGCCCCAGTCTGCAAGGGCCCTGGAGCCCCAGTCTGCAAGGACCCAAAGCCCCAGTCTGCAGGGGCCCGGAGCCCCAGTCATAAGTATAGATGTAGTGCATGAGAATTATAAAGtgacataaaaaagaaattacacaGGTAAAGTACTTAAGTACGGTATTTGAGAAAAGTGTTTGAAACGGATGTCAAACTGATGATTTGCATCTAAAATTCAAATTGATCTTTATTAtgacaaaaatatgaaaactaATGTACAGAGCAGCATCTTGGCGTAGCATTAAAAATGACTTCACAGAGGTTGGCATGACGACAGCGGCAATGCGTCTCAGTGAGTGTGAGCCGGCGATGAGCAGATGAATGCGTGTTGAGTTTCGGGGGAGCAGCCTGTGGAGATCCAGCTTCTGGGGCTCTCAACCAGCACGCAGTCCGAGCTCGGTTTGGAGAAGGAACGCGTCCGGCCGTCGGCCCCCATCCAGCGAGCCGGACCCCCAGACAGACCTGAGGAACACCAGGAAGCAGGCGTTCTTCATCCGTTAGACTTCTACGTCTCATTTGCTCTGTAGTATACCTTAAgaacaaagataataataataacggtTGGATGTGTAAATCGGGCTTTCAGCCACTCACCGATCCAAAAGGGCTTCCTCCCTGTGAACCTCCACAGCCAGACCAGGTCTTTCCTGGACCGCACGCCGGTCAGGCTGCTGTTAAACCTGCCACACAATGAAGAGTCGCATGGACACGTTGTTATTCTTTCACCGTTTTTATGAGATccttgtaaataaaataaaaaataaacatctgcCCGTGGAGACGAAGACTGGCAGCGTGTCTGATGTTGTTGAAGAAGGATGTTGTTTAAAATACGAGGCCTTCTAGTCAGGTTAGGCATGTTCTAGTGCTGTATAATTGACCTTCATCATTGAACAGCAGATGGACACACAGATCAGTGGAGCATTGAGCAGctagttggtggagaccaaactcCGAGCTAAAAGAAACCTGCAGCTGGATCTTCAAAGACCGTTGACAGTAAAACCAGGTGCTGTCAGGTTGGTGTTTAAAAGCCTTTTTAGTGTTTATATTCCACGCTGTCAGAAcagaacatatatttatatagatatgaACTTCTCTAATGGTCAAAAGAACAATCCAGTTTATTGGAATGAAGTTATATTACTGTCTGTCTACTTGATGAAACCCTCTGGCGATGTTTGATATGGATATGATATTTACAGCAGAGAGCAGCTCCTCTCGGCGCTGGCCCAGCTGGCCACGGACAAGCCGACGCTATAGCAGCGTCTCCTGTAGTGAGTCCAGCCGTCCGGGCAGGAGCTGCTGGTCGCCTTCCCCGTCTAGAAGAAACATCACAACGATGAGGCCAATCTGATTGTTGAGTCAGCTGGCTTGTACACCTTACAGGAGGGGAGCATGGGGGTGTTGGAGCCTTGTTGTGTCCAACATGTATCAACAGGGACTCAAACTGAGCTGTGTGTTCGCACCTTGCGCTGGCGCAGCTCCGGTTGGCTTCTGGGTTCCGGGTGGTCCATCTGAGGAGGCCCCCCAAAGTCCTGCGGGAGGGGACCGCGAGGCGACCGGCTCCACCCGGCATCACCCggcttcagctcctccacccggAGAGGAGTCAGACTGTGGAACTGAGGAGAACCAGGCGGACGTTAACACGGTGAGTTTTCATGAACAG from Cyclopterus lumpus isolate fCycLum1 chromosome 4, fCycLum1.pri, whole genome shotgun sequence includes the following:
- the LOC117729320 gene encoding proteoglycan 4-like gives rise to the protein MDSSSAPGEGALQGPEVPVCRDPEAPVCRGPKVPVCRGPGAPSAGTQSPSLQGPRSLSLQEPRSPICRDTKAPVCRGPGAPVYRDPKPQSARAPEPQSAGAPEPHLQGPKAPVCRGPGAPVCRGPEAPSAGTPKPQSAGAMEPQSTGTQSPSLQGPWSPSLQGPKAPVCRGPEAPSAGTPKPQSAGAMEPQSTGTQSPSLQGPWSPSLQGPKAPVCRGPGAPSYRDPKPQSSRALEPQSTGTQSPSLQGPWSPSLQGPKAPVCRGPEPQS